A segment of the Malaclemys terrapin pileata isolate rMalTer1 chromosome 1, rMalTer1.hap1, whole genome shotgun sequence genome:
tatattaatatgTACACAAACCTAGAAACCCACACTATAGTATGTCTTGGTGGGAGTTGGTGTGAACAAAAGGTAGCATTAGGCTGTTGTGCACCAGTTCTGTCCCATCACAGAATCCTTACACTGGTTGCCTATGGCAGTTATAGATGGTGAACATGATTCTACTCTCACTaacacaggtgtaaatcaggagtaacttcactgaagtcagtggagttcacCACAACAAACCACTCAAACCTACTAGCTGTTTCTCACACTCCATCCCTCACCCAAATCTATCATCTGTTCTCCCTTCTGCCCCTCACCACATTCCCTTAACCTGTTTACCTgacaggtagcagcagcaggaagggaaagggaagtCCAAGAAGAAGAAGTTGCACCCCCAACAGTAGCTTTACAGctgtcttcccttccccatcagaagtgggattgggggcaggggagccccagAAATCCTTTCCTCTCTCATATCACAGTCTCCATAGGTTGTCCTAATCCTGAAAGATGTTCTGGCCAGACTGAACAAGAAGAGAGAAcaagatgacatcaccaccttcATCAAGTTCAACATCCTATGAAACACCTGTGATGTAAACATGAGGTTCCTGTTATTACCCAGTCTCTTGTGTGTCAATTCCCCTATTTCTACTCCCTCTTACCCATCTTTTTCTGCTTGCATTCTGTCTAATAGCTTAGTCAGCCACAACAAATCCACCCTTGCACTTATAAACAATTATGATAAAGGCTGACCAAGTGCTACGACTCTGATTtccagcagctacactgcaaatATGAGACAGTCAGAGAGAGgaattgcattttcttttctgctgtttctctctctctcttccccccttggttttgttttatttagtctTAAAAGGAGGAGGATTGAATTTCAACAACAGAAATTGAAGCTATTGAgttttaaaatgggtttttttccccatggaaaaaaaaCTAACAGAGCCTTTTCTATTAAAGAAGTCTAAGCAGTAATTCAACAGCTTTGAGACTGATGTGTTATACTGAAATTACTATCACCATTatctttcaaaagaaaagaaaggagaatgGGATAAGTGTGTATGCACGTGTGTACAAGTGCATGCCTGTACAGTATCTAACACAGTAGAGTCCTGTCATGATTTGAGCCTCTGGgctctactgcaatacaaataattatcattaataataaatcattggagaaaggaaaaattagaaacaggaaggggaggaggaaggggatgaaGAAACTTGTTTACATTCTAAATGTTCTCCCTCCCTGGCTTCAATTGGTACAAGCGGAAAAAGGATTTAATTTCTGACCCATCCCTGACAATGGCTCCTCTAGTCAGAGAATCAgatgggaagagaggaggagTTGGTTACAAAACAGGGCCACTGAGTCCCTGTTCCTCCATTCCTGGGCTTGGTGTAGCAACTGTAAGGGAGCAGGACAGCAGTAAATGTAGCTTTAAGCCATTGTTGTACTCCTGGTATCACTGGGATAGCCCTGGCATACGTTAGCCTAGGGGTTGCTCTAACTTATGTTCTGGCTGAAATGACCTGCTGTGGGTCACCTGCCAAGTGAGAATAGCTGGAGTGTGGTGCATTCTAGTCACAGACCCTTCCCTGATATGCTCCCATGTCAGGATTTGGGAGAGGGCTGACAGAGAGCTTTTTCAGTAGCTCTCTGCTGGCTGTGGAACACCCCTTACATGAGATATTCCCAAGGGATTTCCATCCTCTTCATGCTACCAGAACAGGAAAAGAGATATTAACTCTTCTGGAGATATTAACTCCTATGGAGTTTAAAGTGGTCATTTCAACAAGCTTTAATCAATCAATCTACCTTATGGAAATGATCCTGGGGAAAAGTCACCATAGTTTCAGTTCTTTGAGTATATGGACTCTTAGTCAATATTCTGACATGTTTTCTGACTTTGTCCAAGGCAGGTCCAATAATTTCATGGCCAGTTCATCCAACAAAAGACAAACAGCTTGAATTTCGGAGGCAGTAGCCTCTTTGATATCTTCTTCTGATCCTTTCTAAAGTGTACAAAGCTTCTTGTTTTTATGCAGTATGCTAAGTTAATGTACATATTTTTGTAAGAAGTAGTAGGGTAATGTGGAGAATATTTCTATTTTCAAAATACTATTGAAAATCAGGTGCCCAATATATGCATGTTtcagctgtggttttcctgtgcATATTCACAAAGAATGGCTGAGAGACTGGAGGATCTATTAAtcagttttcccatttaaaacaaaaaatatctccTCACAAGCAAGGAGGTGAAGCAACAGCATTGGCGCAAAAACATATGAAGTACCTTTCGCtaaaaattattttactttgCGCCTGAAAAGTATGCTGAGCAGACTTCCAACAGCGTGCAGAATTTTACTTGCGTAGTTTGAAATGGGAGCAGAAGTGATGTCCAcagctctttttttccccccataagtATTTCGAGGATACATTTGAAGCTCTGTTATCTGTTTCACAAGCATATTTGCTCTTTAGAAGTATTTTTATGAGCTACAAGGGCAAATTTTTGATGGCAGGAAAATTATCCCAACCTGTCTTTCAGTAGTGTGGCAGAATTTTAGTAAGAGGCTCCTACAAGAACCCTCTAACACATCATGCTGTGTTCCATGTTTATCTCTCAAAAGCTATACCTACATAGGCTGGACTTCCACTTTGTTACTACTTCTGATAGAAGCACAGACTCTCTTTGTCAATAAACATATCCTTGACTTTGCTTTGTGTACTTCTTTTCCCAGCACATAAGTTGTGCTCTTGCAGCTGTTCATTctgcaccaggaaaaaaaaataaagggaacatTCATTGAGCCCACCAACTCATTTCCTATAGGTTGATGAATAACTTTCAGAGGGTAATGAGTTTTGCTCACTGATGATCTGGGCTGAATCTGAACAGGTGACCTAGAAATGAATGTCTTTAAAGCCTATTCCCAgtaaacacacatttttaaaaagtagaactGTTCTTCCACTGAATATTTCTTCTCATCAGACACACTGGCTTccactgttcccccctcccccccccattcccttaacagcattaagggcttgatcccaagtccacagaaatcaatggaaagactcccattgagttcaatgcaCTACAGATCAAGCCCTACTAGGGGAATATATAGGTTCACAGCATTACATTTAATTTTAGTTGAAAATACAAAGAATTAATGCAATACTTTGTCCCAATCATTGGTTACATACATATTTCTCATATTGAAACAAATGAAAATTTACTATGACTTGTAGAATATGTGAAATCTACTTATCTATTTCTGTTTTTATGCAACTGTTAGTCTTAAACTGTGGCTACAGAATGACCAGTATGCTATACAAAAAACTGTGAAGTATCACTAATATAACTGTATTTTTACTCAGAACTTAAAGGCAGTTTAGCTGCTCAGTTGTCTATCTAATACATAGAGAGACATGTTTTCCAGCTTGAAGAAGactctgtgtagttcaaaagcttgtctgtttcaccaacagaagttgatctaataaagatattacttcatccaccttgtctccctacTATCCTAGGACAAAACACAACTACTACAACAATGCATATCTAAGAAATACACAGACACAAAGGTAAACATTAATTCAataactagagatgggcctgaacaaaAATTCTGGATATAAGAATTGAGAGGGGGCATTTCATCCACCATCCAAATTTGGCAGTTGGTCCCAACTCtctattttttttgggggggggggggaagcccatcTCTAATAATAACAACTGGAGGAAGAGGGAATCCTGAAAGGCTTTTTAAAAGGAGCtatgaaagcaaagaaaaagacaaaCCAGACACTGCTTTATGTGCTCTGAAAGGGAGAGTCAGTTCAGAAATAAACTCTCTTTTCAATCCCTTGGCAGACATTAACATTCTTGGAAGCAgtcagagcccaggaggggaagggggagaaatatAGGGAGAAAATAGAGTGTCTCAAATAACAAAGGAAGCTGCCTGGCAAAGCAGAGGAGTCCGTGGGAGGGAAATGGGCTCCGGGATGGCAGCGCTCCTCGGCTGCAGAACTGCCGAGCAAACCTTACAATAAACTTCTTCTTGTTTGCCAAGTGCAACTCTTCCGCCCCGCAGCAGGCGGCAACCAATGAGAGCCCGTCTCTGGCCAGCTTtgcgctcccattggctgcccaCCGCCATCCCTTTGCCCAAAGTGGGAGAaatggatttaaagggccccggcTAGATCGttcccttccccagacctgagcgACAAGCTCCTCGCGGCAAATGTTTCCCACCCACCGTGGCCACCTTAGGTAACGTAAGTCCAGTGCGAAGGACAGCCCTGTGTTCTTGTGCACGCTGCCGCTCCCTGCTCGTCaggccctcccccagcccttgcTATGAAGGTTTGCAGCCTCGTCTGAAAGCAGCAGGAGGACCATGTTGAGGCAACAACGCCCAGGTGAGGTGCAGCTGGGGACAGCCCTGTATGAGCTGGTTGGCTACAGGCAGCCCTCCTCCACCTTGCTCACTAAGCAAGTGCATGACAAGCCGGAGCCTGCCCCTGAGCaacagcaggggttgggcagCGCCAGAAGCGGCGGCGGCAGCAAGACTGAGCAGaaaaaggagcagcagcagctgaggcgGAAGATCAACAGCCGGGAGAGGAAGAGGATGCAGGACCTGAACCTGGCCATGGACGCGCTGCGGGAGGTGATCATGCCCTACTCTGCAGCCCACTGCCAGAGCTCCCCGGGCAGGAAGCTCTCCAAGATCGCCACGCTGCTCCTGGCCAGGAACTACATCCTCTTGCTGGGCAGCTCGCTGCAGGAGCTCAGGCGGATCATTGGGGAGATGAGTGGCTCCGGGCCCAGGGTGCTGCTGGCCGGGCTGCCCCTCTTCGCCGCGCCGGGCTCTGTGCTGCTCACCCCGGGGAACTTGAACCACCCGGACAGCCTGCGGTCCGCCAACAAATACCTCTCGCTGTCCCTGGAGGAGCAGCAATGCAGCCAGCTGCATTTGGCCGGGGGAGCCAGCCTGTGCACCTGCGCGATCTGCAAGTTCCCTCACTTCATCCCCTCCAGCCTCAGCCTCGCCGCCGTGCAGAGCCAGTTCTCCAAGTGATCGCAGGCGCGGGGCGGCGGGACtcggggagcggggtggggtgcCAGGCCGGGGACTGCAAGCTCCGGGCTCAGGGGTTTTCGGTGCGCTCCGGGCGGCTGGAGGGAACGCGGGCCCGGGCTCC
Coding sequences within it:
- the OLIG1 gene encoding oligodendrocyte transcription factor 1 produces the protein MLRQQRPGEVQLGTALYELVGYRQPSSTLLTKQVHDKPEPAPEQQQGLGSARSGGGSKTEQKKEQQQLRRKINSRERKRMQDLNLAMDALREVIMPYSAAHCQSSPGRKLSKIATLLLARNYILLLGSSLQELRRIIGEMSGSGPRVLLAGLPLFAAPGSVLLTPGNLNHPDSLRSANKYLSLSLEEQQCSQLHLAGGASLCTCAICKFPHFIPSSLSLAAVQSQFSK